One genomic region from Onychostoma macrolepis isolate SWU-2019 chromosome 23, ASM1243209v1, whole genome shotgun sequence encodes:
- the tpx2 gene encoding targeting protein for Xklp2 isoform X3, which yields MEGDSADAYTWDAPSHVIESIDDFALDPQDNADQWFELKAAPKGGTVEQLTTPLRTKLFDETHNNNRPKASVSPMVKKDETTSSDVKESTSTEVPSNIVTSWGNGKTTAAAGQGQKSIPAQPRRVSKRPVPRNENATAPTTPPLVKKRRSSTSRTVRRSGAGVRRSGAGARSSVRLRNKPAIASKTSDTASASNTTQKKSTEQQEMERIEALQKEVAEQRRKNEASYRAALAGSQPPKKHVLSTTIPKEFNFRSDSRLKNHTDGGSAVDNSYKEVDFTSQLRKHPSSPLKAPKGTTIPKPFNLSRGKRKLDEAGAYVPMAQQIEQFQKRTPSRYHLRSRQSQERGPSPVKAEKPKITHPKTPQLLTRQRHRPTMVKSTAEIEAEETEKMQQFKFKALELNRKILEGALVLKKPTSKEVTKPEGFQLEIEKRIQERQASKKPEEEEDHTFHPRPLPTRILEEVVGVPEKKVLNPTVPESPAFALKNRVRMEKKKEEKPPAPIKAHAVPHFLPFQPKLPVKSQVEMCPFSFEERERERRVMKEKKLEEMRNEEVPKFKAQPLPDFHEVHLPEKKVVEPTKPAPFKLMADERGAAKGERWEQMMKEELKRQAEAACFKAQPSNVTHKEPFVPKKENRSILANTTNSAVPEGFQLATERRAKERLDFEKELSEKEALRARMEEEWAREREGQEKEDIARLRQEQVRKAQPIRRYKPMELKKSDVSLTVPQSPNFSDRFRL from the exons ATGGAAGGGGACTCTGCTGATGCATACACATGGGATGCCCCTTCTCATGTTATAGAGTCTATAGATGACTTTGCCCTGGACCCTCAGGATAATGCTGACCAGTGGTTTG AGTTGAAGGCAGCTCCTAAAGGGGGCACTGTGGAACAGCTCACCACCCCTTTAAGGACAAAGCTTTTTGATGaaactcacaataacaacagacCCAAAGCTTCAGTGTCTCCCATGGTCAAAAAAGATGAGACGACAAGTTCAG ATGTCAAAGAAAGCACCTCTACGGAGGTCCCATCAAACATCGTCACATCATGGGGAAACGGCAAAACTACTGCAGCTGCTGGTCAGGGCCAGAAATCTATTCCTGCTCAACCACGGAG AGTGTCCAAACGGCCTGTACCTAGAAATGAAAATGCTACAGCTCCTACAACACCTCCTCTTGTCAAGAAAAGAAG aaGCTCAACATCCCGAACTGTGCGACGCAGTGGTGCTGGTGTGAGACGCAGTGGTGCTGGTGCGAGGAGCAGTGTCCGGCTGAGAAACAAACCAGCCATTGCCTCAAAGACCTCAGATACTGCTTCTGCCTCCAACACTACACA AAAGAAAAGCACAGAACAGCAAGAGATGGAGCGCATCGAGGCTCTACAGAAAGAGGTGGCAGAACAGCGCCGTAAGAACGAGGCGAGCTACAGGGCTGCACTGGCAGGCA GTCAGCCTCCAAAGAAGCATGTGCTGTCCACCACCATTCCCAAAGAATTCAACTTCCGCTCCGATAGCAGGCTGAAGAACCACACGGATGGAGGCTCTGCAGTCGACAACTCTTACAAGGAGGTGGATTTCACCTCTCAGCTCCGCAAGCACCCATCTTCCCCT TTGAAGGCTCCAAAGGGAACAACCATTCCCAAACCCTTCAACCTCTCCAGAGGAAAGAGGAAGCTTGATGAGGCAGGAGCCTACGTACCAATGGCCCAGCAGATTGAACAATTTCAGAAACGCACTCCCTCCCGCTATCACCTGCGTAGTCGGCAGAGCCAGGAAAGAG gacCTTCACCAGTGAAGGCTGAGAAGCCAAAAATCACACACCCCAAAACACCACAGCTACTGACTCGCCAGAGACATCGTCCCACAATGGTGAAAAGCACTGCAGAAATCGAGgcagaagaaacagaaaaaatgcAGCA GTTTAAGTTCAAAGCTCTAGAACTCAACAGAAAGATTCTAGAAGGAGCTTTGGTTCTTAAAAAGCCGACTAGTAAAGAAGTTACCAAGCCTGAGGGCTTCCAGCTGGAGATTGAGAAGCGAATTCAGGAAAGGCAGGCCAGTAAGAAGCCTGAAGAAGAAGAGGACCACACGTTCCATCCCAGACCTCTACCAACTCGAATTCTGGAGGAAGTTGTG GGTGTCCCAGAGAAGAAAGTTCTAAATCCAACTGTTCCAGAATCCCCTGCATTTGCTCTTAAAAATCGTGTGCgaatggaaaagaaaaaagag GAGAAGCCTCCTGCTCCAATTAAGGCACATGCTGTGCCCCACTTCCTGCCCTTCCAGCCCAAACTGCCAGTCAAGAGCCAGGTAGAAATGTGCCCTTTCTCATTTGAGGAACGAGAGCGTGAACGAAGGGTAATGAAGGAGAAGAAACTGGAGGAAATGAGAAATGAAGAG GTACCCAAGTTTAAGGCCCAACCCCTTCCTGACTTCCATGAAGTGCACCTCCCTGAGAAAAAGGTAGTAGAGCCCACCAAACCTGCTCCCTTCAAGTTGATGGCTGACGAACGAGGAGCCGCAAAGGGTGAACGCTGGGAGCAGATG ATGAAAGAGGAGTTGAAACGACAGGCTGAAGCTGCATGTTTTAAGGCACAACCAAGCAATGTAACGCACAAAGAACCATTTGTACCTAAAAAGGAGAATCGCTCCATCTTGG CCAATACTACTAATTCTGCAGTTCCAGAGGGATTCCAGTTGGCCACTGAACGGAGAGCCAAGGAACGTTTGGATTTCGAAAAGGAGTTGAGCGAGAAGGAGGCGCTGAGGGCTCGCATGGAAGAGGAGTGGGCAAGAGAACGAGAAGGGCAGGAAAAGGAGGACATTGCACGGCTGCGACAGGAACAG gtgCGCAAGGCCCAGCCAATCAGACGCTACAAGCCAATGGAGTTGAAAAAGAGTGACGTGTCTCTCACAGTGCCCCAATCTCCAAACTTTTCAGATCGTTTCCGCTTGTAA
- the trappc6b gene encoding trafficking protein particle complex subunit 6b has protein sequence MADEALFQFLHSEIIQYVNSAETGESENGRCVSKLENMGFRVGQGLIERFTKDTPRFKDELDVMKFICKDFWTSVFKKQIDNLRTNHQGIYVLQDNKFRLLTQLSAGKQYLEHAPKFLAFTCGLVRGALSNLGVKSIVTAEVSVMPACKFQVMIQKM, from the exons ATGGCAGACGAGGCTCTCTTTCAGTTCCTGCACAGTGAAATTATTCAATATGTCAACAGTGCAGAAACTGGGGAATCG GAGAATGGACGATGTGTTTCTAAACTTGAGAACATGGGGTTTCGTGTGGGACAAGGACTTATTGAGAG GTTTACCAAAGACACGCCACGTTTTAAAGATGAGCTTGATGTTATGAAGTTTATCTGCAAAGATTTCTGGACCAGTGTGTTTAAGAAGCAAATCGACAACCTGAGAACAAACCACCAG GGTATTTATGTGCTACAAGATAACAAGTTCCGCCTGCTGACCCAACTGTCTGCTGGAAAACAGTATTTGGAACATGCGCCGAAG TTCTTAGCCTTCACCTGTGGACTGGTCCGAGGAGCACTTTCAAACCTTGGTGTGAAAAGTATAGTCACAGCAGAAGTATCAGTCATGCCTGCTT GCAAATTCCAGgtgatgatccagaagatgtaA
- the tpx2 gene encoding targeting protein for Xklp2 isoform X1, producing the protein MEGDSADAYTWDAPSHVIESIDDFALDPQDNADQWFELKAAPKGGTVEQLTTPLRTKLFDETHNNNRPKASVSPMVKKDETTSSDVKESTSTEVPSNIVTSWGNGKTTAAAGQGQKSIPAQPRRVSKRPVPRNENATAPTTPPLVKKRRVVPAATAWRVFDPRRRSSTSRTVRRSGAGVRRSGAGARSSVRLRNKPAIASKTSDTASASNTTQKKSTEQQEMERIEALQKEVAEQRRKNEASYRAALAGSQPPKKHVLSTTIPKEFNFRSDSRLKNHTDGGSAVDNSYKEVDFTSQLRKHPSSPLKAPKGTTIPKPFNLSRGKRKLDEAGAYVPMAQQIEQFQKRTPSRYHLRSRQSQERGPSPVKAEKPKITHPKTPQLLTRQRHRPTMVKSTAEIEAEETEKMQQFKFKALELNRKILEGALVLKKPTSKEVTKPEGFQLEIEKRIQERQASKKPEEEEDHTFHPRPLPTRILEEVVGVPEKKVLNPTVPESPAFALKNRVRMEKKKEEKPPAPIKAHAVPHFLPFQPKLPVKSQVEMCPFSFEERERERRVMKEKKLEEMRNEEVPKFKAQPLPDFHEVHLPEKKVVEPTKPAPFKLMADERGAAKGERWEQMMKEELKRQAEAACFKAQPSNVTHKEPFVPKKENRSILANTTNSAVPEGFQLATERRAKERLDFEKELSEKEALRARMEEEWAREREGQEKEDIARLRQEQVRKAQPIRRYKPMELKKSDVSLTVPQSPNFSDRFRL; encoded by the exons ATGGAAGGGGACTCTGCTGATGCATACACATGGGATGCCCCTTCTCATGTTATAGAGTCTATAGATGACTTTGCCCTGGACCCTCAGGATAATGCTGACCAGTGGTTTG AGTTGAAGGCAGCTCCTAAAGGGGGCACTGTGGAACAGCTCACCACCCCTTTAAGGACAAAGCTTTTTGATGaaactcacaataacaacagacCCAAAGCTTCAGTGTCTCCCATGGTCAAAAAAGATGAGACGACAAGTTCAG ATGTCAAAGAAAGCACCTCTACGGAGGTCCCATCAAACATCGTCACATCATGGGGAAACGGCAAAACTACTGCAGCTGCTGGTCAGGGCCAGAAATCTATTCCTGCTCAACCACGGAG AGTGTCCAAACGGCCTGTACCTAGAAATGAAAATGCTACAGCTCCTACAACACCTCCTCTTGTCAAGAAAAGAAG AGTTGTACCGGCTGCCACAGCATGGAGAGTTTTTGATCCGCGGCGAAG aaGCTCAACATCCCGAACTGTGCGACGCAGTGGTGCTGGTGTGAGACGCAGTGGTGCTGGTGCGAGGAGCAGTGTCCGGCTGAGAAACAAACCAGCCATTGCCTCAAAGACCTCAGATACTGCTTCTGCCTCCAACACTACACA AAAGAAAAGCACAGAACAGCAAGAGATGGAGCGCATCGAGGCTCTACAGAAAGAGGTGGCAGAACAGCGCCGTAAGAACGAGGCGAGCTACAGGGCTGCACTGGCAGGCA GTCAGCCTCCAAAGAAGCATGTGCTGTCCACCACCATTCCCAAAGAATTCAACTTCCGCTCCGATAGCAGGCTGAAGAACCACACGGATGGAGGCTCTGCAGTCGACAACTCTTACAAGGAGGTGGATTTCACCTCTCAGCTCCGCAAGCACCCATCTTCCCCT TTGAAGGCTCCAAAGGGAACAACCATTCCCAAACCCTTCAACCTCTCCAGAGGAAAGAGGAAGCTTGATGAGGCAGGAGCCTACGTACCAATGGCCCAGCAGATTGAACAATTTCAGAAACGCACTCCCTCCCGCTATCACCTGCGTAGTCGGCAGAGCCAGGAAAGAG gacCTTCACCAGTGAAGGCTGAGAAGCCAAAAATCACACACCCCAAAACACCACAGCTACTGACTCGCCAGAGACATCGTCCCACAATGGTGAAAAGCACTGCAGAAATCGAGgcagaagaaacagaaaaaatgcAGCA GTTTAAGTTCAAAGCTCTAGAACTCAACAGAAAGATTCTAGAAGGAGCTTTGGTTCTTAAAAAGCCGACTAGTAAAGAAGTTACCAAGCCTGAGGGCTTCCAGCTGGAGATTGAGAAGCGAATTCAGGAAAGGCAGGCCAGTAAGAAGCCTGAAGAAGAAGAGGACCACACGTTCCATCCCAGACCTCTACCAACTCGAATTCTGGAGGAAGTTGTG GGTGTCCCAGAGAAGAAAGTTCTAAATCCAACTGTTCCAGAATCCCCTGCATTTGCTCTTAAAAATCGTGTGCgaatggaaaagaaaaaagag GAGAAGCCTCCTGCTCCAATTAAGGCACATGCTGTGCCCCACTTCCTGCCCTTCCAGCCCAAACTGCCAGTCAAGAGCCAGGTAGAAATGTGCCCTTTCTCATTTGAGGAACGAGAGCGTGAACGAAGGGTAATGAAGGAGAAGAAACTGGAGGAAATGAGAAATGAAGAG GTACCCAAGTTTAAGGCCCAACCCCTTCCTGACTTCCATGAAGTGCACCTCCCTGAGAAAAAGGTAGTAGAGCCCACCAAACCTGCTCCCTTCAAGTTGATGGCTGACGAACGAGGAGCCGCAAAGGGTGAACGCTGGGAGCAGATG ATGAAAGAGGAGTTGAAACGACAGGCTGAAGCTGCATGTTTTAAGGCACAACCAAGCAATGTAACGCACAAAGAACCATTTGTACCTAAAAAGGAGAATCGCTCCATCTTGG CCAATACTACTAATTCTGCAGTTCCAGAGGGATTCCAGTTGGCCACTGAACGGAGAGCCAAGGAACGTTTGGATTTCGAAAAGGAGTTGAGCGAGAAGGAGGCGCTGAGGGCTCGCATGGAAGAGGAGTGGGCAAGAGAACGAGAAGGGCAGGAAAAGGAGGACATTGCACGGCTGCGACAGGAACAG gtgCGCAAGGCCCAGCCAATCAGACGCTACAAGCCAATGGAGTTGAAAAAGAGTGACGTGTCTCTCACAGTGCCCCAATCTCCAAACTTTTCAGATCGTTTCCGCTTGTAA
- the tpx2 gene encoding targeting protein for Xklp2 isoform X2 — translation MEGDSADAYTWDAPSHVIESIDDFALDPQDNADQWFELKAAPKGGTVEQLTTPLRTKLFDETHNNNRPKASVSPMVKKDETTSSDVKESTSTEVPSNIVTSWGNGKTTAAAGQGQKSIPAQPRRVSKRPVPRNENATAPTTPPLVKKRRVVPAATAWRVFDPRRRSSTSRTVRRSGAGVRRSGAGARSSVRLRNKPAIASKTSDTASASNTTQKKSTEQQEMERIEALQKEVAEQRRKNEASYRAALAGSQPPKKHVLSTTIPKEFNFRSDSRLKNHTDGGSAVDNSYKEVDFTSQLRKHPSSPLKAPKGTTIPKPFNLSRGKRKLDEAGAYVPMAQQIEQFQKRTPSRYHLRSRQSQERGPSPVKAEKPKITHPKTPQLLTRQRHRPTMVKSTAEIEAEETEKMQQFKFKALELNRKILEGALVLKKPTSKEVTKPEGFQLEIEKRIQERQASKKPEEEEDHTFHPRPLPTRILEEVVGVPEKKVLNPTVPESPAFALKNRVRMEKKKEEKPPAPIKAHAVPHFLPFQPKLPVKSQVEMCPFSFEERERERRVMKEKKLEEMRNEEVPKFKAQPLPDFHEVHLPEKKVVEPTKPAPFKLMADERGAAKGERWEQMMKEELKRQAEAACFKAQPSNVTHKEPFVPKKENRSILVPEGFQLATERRAKERLDFEKELSEKEALRARMEEEWAREREGQEKEDIARLRQEQVRKAQPIRRYKPMELKKSDVSLTVPQSPNFSDRFRL, via the exons ATGGAAGGGGACTCTGCTGATGCATACACATGGGATGCCCCTTCTCATGTTATAGAGTCTATAGATGACTTTGCCCTGGACCCTCAGGATAATGCTGACCAGTGGTTTG AGTTGAAGGCAGCTCCTAAAGGGGGCACTGTGGAACAGCTCACCACCCCTTTAAGGACAAAGCTTTTTGATGaaactcacaataacaacagacCCAAAGCTTCAGTGTCTCCCATGGTCAAAAAAGATGAGACGACAAGTTCAG ATGTCAAAGAAAGCACCTCTACGGAGGTCCCATCAAACATCGTCACATCATGGGGAAACGGCAAAACTACTGCAGCTGCTGGTCAGGGCCAGAAATCTATTCCTGCTCAACCACGGAG AGTGTCCAAACGGCCTGTACCTAGAAATGAAAATGCTACAGCTCCTACAACACCTCCTCTTGTCAAGAAAAGAAG AGTTGTACCGGCTGCCACAGCATGGAGAGTTTTTGATCCGCGGCGAAG aaGCTCAACATCCCGAACTGTGCGACGCAGTGGTGCTGGTGTGAGACGCAGTGGTGCTGGTGCGAGGAGCAGTGTCCGGCTGAGAAACAAACCAGCCATTGCCTCAAAGACCTCAGATACTGCTTCTGCCTCCAACACTACACA AAAGAAAAGCACAGAACAGCAAGAGATGGAGCGCATCGAGGCTCTACAGAAAGAGGTGGCAGAACAGCGCCGTAAGAACGAGGCGAGCTACAGGGCTGCACTGGCAGGCA GTCAGCCTCCAAAGAAGCATGTGCTGTCCACCACCATTCCCAAAGAATTCAACTTCCGCTCCGATAGCAGGCTGAAGAACCACACGGATGGAGGCTCTGCAGTCGACAACTCTTACAAGGAGGTGGATTTCACCTCTCAGCTCCGCAAGCACCCATCTTCCCCT TTGAAGGCTCCAAAGGGAACAACCATTCCCAAACCCTTCAACCTCTCCAGAGGAAAGAGGAAGCTTGATGAGGCAGGAGCCTACGTACCAATGGCCCAGCAGATTGAACAATTTCAGAAACGCACTCCCTCCCGCTATCACCTGCGTAGTCGGCAGAGCCAGGAAAGAG gacCTTCACCAGTGAAGGCTGAGAAGCCAAAAATCACACACCCCAAAACACCACAGCTACTGACTCGCCAGAGACATCGTCCCACAATGGTGAAAAGCACTGCAGAAATCGAGgcagaagaaacagaaaaaatgcAGCA GTTTAAGTTCAAAGCTCTAGAACTCAACAGAAAGATTCTAGAAGGAGCTTTGGTTCTTAAAAAGCCGACTAGTAAAGAAGTTACCAAGCCTGAGGGCTTCCAGCTGGAGATTGAGAAGCGAATTCAGGAAAGGCAGGCCAGTAAGAAGCCTGAAGAAGAAGAGGACCACACGTTCCATCCCAGACCTCTACCAACTCGAATTCTGGAGGAAGTTGTG GGTGTCCCAGAGAAGAAAGTTCTAAATCCAACTGTTCCAGAATCCCCTGCATTTGCTCTTAAAAATCGTGTGCgaatggaaaagaaaaaagag GAGAAGCCTCCTGCTCCAATTAAGGCACATGCTGTGCCCCACTTCCTGCCCTTCCAGCCCAAACTGCCAGTCAAGAGCCAGGTAGAAATGTGCCCTTTCTCATTTGAGGAACGAGAGCGTGAACGAAGGGTAATGAAGGAGAAGAAACTGGAGGAAATGAGAAATGAAGAG GTACCCAAGTTTAAGGCCCAACCCCTTCCTGACTTCCATGAAGTGCACCTCCCTGAGAAAAAGGTAGTAGAGCCCACCAAACCTGCTCCCTTCAAGTTGATGGCTGACGAACGAGGAGCCGCAAAGGGTGAACGCTGGGAGCAGATG ATGAAAGAGGAGTTGAAACGACAGGCTGAAGCTGCATGTTTTAAGGCACAACCAAGCAATGTAACGCACAAAGAACCATTTGTACCTAAAAAGGAGAATCGCTCCATCTTGG TTCCAGAGGGATTCCAGTTGGCCACTGAACGGAGAGCCAAGGAACGTTTGGATTTCGAAAAGGAGTTGAGCGAGAAGGAGGCGCTGAGGGCTCGCATGGAAGAGGAGTGGGCAAGAGAACGAGAAGGGCAGGAAAAGGAGGACATTGCACGGCTGCGACAGGAACAG gtgCGCAAGGCCCAGCCAATCAGACGCTACAAGCCAATGGAGTTGAAAAAGAGTGACGTGTCTCTCACAGTGCCCCAATCTCCAAACTTTTCAGATCGTTTCCGCTTGTAA
- the plagx gene encoding pleiomorphic adenoma gene X, whose translation MFHGKDQLNSHLQNHDPNKQELRCEECGKHYNTRLGLRRHVATHATSASGDLTCKVCRQAFESMPALLEHLSTHTGRPPPGTVVRERKHQCERCGRRFFTRKDVRRHAVVHTGRRDFLCPRCAQRFGRRDHLTRHLKKSHAQDLETLPPMPIKEEHSPTLCSVGSPKDATEAFSMAMFNPQGLPSTSTSGVSHHHHTMVSGPLSSPMGVGCYLEPNKPPPQQYQQASRYQPSSTTSYLKVEMENFLTELQCGPMPPQAAVATAVSRPGDLLPDSLGGQSAHFTLRNSAFTSAEPPTTSANMDLSHLLGFLPFGLPPYSTPLGYSTNAVSPSPTSQLSGPLTSFQPQSLHEPQASGHLNQLSGFSPTLPRFHQAFQQ comes from the coding sequence ATGTTTCATGGCAAAGACCAGCTAAACAGCCACCTGCAAAACCATGACCCCAACAAGCAGGAACTGCGGTGCGAGGAATGCGGAAAGCATTACAACACTCGCCTGGGTCTTAGACGCCACGTGGCCACACATGCCACCTCCGCCAGCGGTGACCTCACCTGTAAGGTCTGTCGTCAGGCGTTCGAGAGCATGCCGGCGCTACTCGAGCACCTGAGTACGCACACTGGCCGGCCACCTCCGGGGACTGTGGTACGAGAAAGGAAGCATCAGTGTGAACGGTGCGGCCGCCGCTTCTTCACTCGCAAGGATGTGAGGCGCCACGCGGTGGTGCACACTGGCAGACGGGACTTCCTGTGCCCGCGTTGCGCCCAACGCTTTGGCCGTCGCGACCACCTCACCCGACACCTGAAGAAAAGCCATGCGCAAGATTTGGAGACCCTTCCTCCGATGCCCATTAAAGAGGAGCACAGTCCAACCCTGTGCTCTGTTGGATCTCCAAAAGATGCCACAGAGGCGTTTTCAATGGCCATGTTCAACCCTCAAGGCCTTCCGAGCACATCTACCTCAGGGGTCAGTCATCACCATCACACGATGGTGTCTGGCCCCCTTTCGAGCCCAATGGGTGTGGGCTGCTACCTTGAGCCAAACAAGCCTCCTCCGCAGCAGTACCAGCAGGCTTCCAGATATCAGCCGAGTTCCACTACCTCATATCTGAAAGTGGAGATGGAGAACTTCCTGACCGAGCTCCAGTGCGGGCCAATGCCACCGCAGGCCGCTGTAGCGACTGCCGTCTCCCGGCCTGGCGACCTTCTCCCTGACAGTCTGGGAGGTCAGAGTGCCCATTTCACTCTCAGGAACTCGGCGTTCACCTCAGCTGAGCCGCCTACCACCTCCGCCAACATGGACCTCTCGCACCTGTTGGGCTTCCTGCCGTTTGGCCTGCCTCCCTACAGCACTCCCTTGGGATACTCGACCAACGCTGTGTCCCCAAGCCCTACCTCTCAGCTCTCTGGGCCACTTACCTCATTTCAGCCACAGTCACTGCATGAGCCTCAGGCTTCAGGGCACTTAAACCAGCTCTCTGGTTTCTCTCCAACTCTACCTCGATTTCATCAGGCCTTCCAGCAATGA